One part of the Vogesella sp. LIG4 genome encodes these proteins:
- a CDS encoding amidohydrolase, translated as MSYPDRVYLNGTVYTGDGQRRFAQALAIGNGKILAVGNNDEIRRLAGPATEQVDLTGRLVVPGFIDGHVHPIEGHQILGDFDLSGLHTPAQMLARIRECAAATPDEPWVYLGGADLAAFGVYPTRELLDSVVPERPLLVIGHDVHSGCLNSKGLAAAGITADTQDPAGGIHERDPASGLPTGVLHEAALYRIFAQIPQLSPENYPKSLRKAHAMAHGFGITGWFDARIDEPLLAAYAAAQRAGELKQYVSAGLLASPRHGAREQIARFSQWRRDFEHDNLRLHTVKIFIDGVLESKTAALLAPYAGSDDTGLALWEQEALNEIAMLADAAGFDLHFHTLADRATRMALDALDYVQRQNGPRDRRAQLAHLQLVDPADMPRFHQLGAIASMQALWCAPSPELQQFYSELIGPERTARNYPFRSLRNAGAMLAGGSDWSVSTMDPLAIMQVGVTHIPFEHPDAAPWNPDERLDLQTMLEAHTVNAAHALRFDDCTGSLEAGKDASFAILDRNPFCHPAGEIAQARVIETCFRGEVVYSRADQA; from the coding sequence ATGTCCTACCCCGACCGTGTTTACCTCAACGGTACCGTGTATACCGGCGACGGCCAGCGCCGCTTTGCCCAGGCCCTGGCCATTGGCAACGGCAAGATCCTGGCTGTTGGCAACAATGATGAAATCCGCCGGCTTGCCGGACCGGCCACCGAACAGGTCGACCTGACAGGCAGGCTGGTGGTGCCCGGCTTCATCGACGGCCATGTGCACCCGATCGAGGGGCACCAGATCCTGGGCGACTTCGACCTGTCCGGGCTGCACACGCCGGCACAGATGCTGGCCCGCATCCGGGAATGCGCGGCCGCCACGCCGGACGAGCCGTGGGTATACCTCGGCGGTGCCGACCTGGCCGCGTTCGGCGTGTACCCGACGCGCGAGCTGCTGGATAGCGTGGTGCCGGAGCGGCCGCTGCTGGTGATTGGCCACGACGTGCACAGCGGCTGCCTCAACAGCAAAGGCCTGGCCGCAGCCGGCATCACCGCCGACACCCAGGACCCGGCGGGCGGCATTCACGAGCGCGACCCGGCCAGCGGCCTGCCAACCGGCGTGCTGCATGAGGCGGCGCTGTACCGCATCTTTGCGCAGATTCCCCAGCTCAGTCCGGAGAACTACCCGAAATCGCTGCGCAAGGCGCATGCGATGGCACATGGTTTCGGCATCACCGGCTGGTTCGACGCGCGTATCGACGAGCCACTGTTGGCCGCATATGCCGCGGCGCAACGCGCCGGCGAACTCAAGCAGTATGTCAGCGCCGGCCTGCTCGCCAGCCCCCGTCACGGTGCACGCGAGCAGATTGCGCGCTTCAGCCAATGGCGGCGTGATTTCGAGCACGACAATCTGCGCCTGCACACGGTAAAGATCTTCATCGACGGCGTGCTTGAATCGAAAACCGCCGCACTGCTGGCGCCATACGCCGGCAGCGACGACACCGGCCTGGCGCTGTGGGAGCAGGAGGCACTCAACGAGATCGCCATGCTGGCCGATGCCGCCGGCTTCGACTTGCACTTCCACACCCTGGCCGACCGCGCCACCCGCATGGCGCTGGATGCGCTGGACTACGTGCAGCGGCAAAACGGCCCGCGCGACCGGCGAGCCCAGCTGGCCCACCTGCAACTGGTGGACCCGGCCGACATGCCGCGCTTCCACCAGCTGGGCGCCATCGCCAGCATGCAGGCGCTATGGTGCGCGCCCAGCCCGGAGCTGCAGCAGTTCTACAGCGAGCTGATCGGGCCGGAGCGCACCGCCCGCAACTATCCGTTCCGCAGCCTGCGCAACGCCGGCGCCATGCTGGCCGGCGGCTCCGACTGGAGCGTATCCACCATGGACCCGCTGGCAATCATGCAGGTCGGTGTCACCCATATCCCGTTCGAGCACCCGGATGCCGCGCCCTGGAACCCGGACGAGCGGCTGGACCTGCAGACCATGCTGGAGGCGCACACCGTCAACGCCGCCCATGCGCTGCGCTTCGACGACTGCACCGGCTCGCTCGAAGCCGGCAAGGACGCCAGCTTCGCCATCCTGGACCGCAACCCGTTCTGCCACCCGGCGGGCGAGATCGCGCAGGCCCGGGTGATCGAAACCTGTTTCCGCGGCGAAGTGGTGTATTCGCGGGCAGACCAGGCCTGA
- a CDS encoding DUF3138 family protein, whose product MKLKLISALLLGLPAASFAGSDNSANLEKQIEVLQQQVQLLQQSNAQIPLLQQQLEALRQQVGVTAPTPVVAAAGSAQAAEEPEEDSIKQTVTSLKMKVDSLAEAAATGPIAGLSVSGFIDPMYIYNRATNSGGFRFLNKNGAYNYYDSNLGDVTLDIKKTFGVGPSAPSAELIIQPNRGSGASFSNENGGMTSSIFNQADVSLPLSPTATLQIGLLPSLAGYEPNPVTQTQTLTHNLLFDFSEPASYLGMNYKWFTNNYQTLWQVMLANEQLKSAGSVVSGPNDTNRSNNSPTLAARVDYQYTTSLDLGLSANIGRQTLFSPCPSGGYGYQCNGSTPFGNYFYAEGDLTYTWADTQYNAQIDYGQQQRAAWNGGTAVWYGVSLLANKKWNSESLGRMGATIRFDYLNNSRNGGGGSSILYGLAGSNPSLNPTSGFGVDQQCLSQSSDNGLACKGTNRADVAFDLQFFPTEKTQIKLEYRHDFANNAVFRRSDGSLSRDNDIFGTQFIYSF is encoded by the coding sequence ATGAAACTGAAACTGATCAGCGCGCTGCTGCTGGGGCTGCCGGCAGCTTCCTTTGCCGGCAGCGACAATAGCGCCAACCTGGAAAAGCAGATCGAAGTGCTGCAACAGCAAGTGCAGCTGTTGCAACAGAGCAATGCGCAGATTCCATTGCTGCAGCAGCAGCTGGAGGCACTGCGCCAGCAGGTCGGCGTGACGGCGCCCACCCCGGTGGTAGCCGCGGCCGGCAGCGCACAGGCCGCGGAGGAGCCGGAAGAAGACAGCATCAAGCAAACGGTGACCAGCCTGAAGATGAAAGTCGATTCGCTGGCCGAGGCGGCAGCCACCGGGCCGATTGCCGGGCTGAGCGTGAGCGGCTTTATCGACCCGATGTATATCTACAACCGCGCCACCAACTCCGGCGGCTTCCGTTTCCTGAACAAGAACGGCGCCTACAACTATTACGACAGCAATCTGGGCGACGTGACCCTGGATATCAAGAAAACCTTCGGCGTGGGCCCCAGTGCGCCGAGTGCCGAGCTGATCATCCAGCCCAACCGCGGCAGCGGCGCCAGCTTCAGCAATGAAAACGGCGGCATGACCAGCAGCATCTTCAACCAGGCAGATGTCAGCCTGCCGCTGTCGCCCACCGCCACGCTGCAGATCGGCCTGCTGCCCAGCCTGGCAGGCTACGAGCCCAACCCGGTTACCCAGACCCAGACGCTGACGCACAACCTGCTGTTCGATTTCAGCGAGCCGGCTTCCTACCTGGGCATGAACTACAAGTGGTTCACCAACAATTACCAGACGCTGTGGCAGGTGATGCTTGCCAACGAGCAACTCAAGTCGGCCGGCTCCGTCGTCAGCGGGCCCAATGACACCAACAGGAGCAATAACAGCCCCACCCTCGCCGCGCGGGTGGACTACCAGTACACCACCTCGCTGGATCTGGGCCTGTCCGCCAATATCGGCCGGCAAACGCTGTTTTCACCCTGCCCCAGCGGCGGCTACGGCTACCAGTGCAACGGCAGCACGCCGTTCGGCAATTACTTCTATGCCGAAGGCGACCTGACCTACACCTGGGCCGATACGCAGTACAACGCCCAGATCGACTACGGCCAGCAGCAGCGCGCTGCCTGGAACGGCGGTACCGCGGTGTGGTACGGCGTCTCCTTGCTGGCCAACAAGAAATGGAATAGCGAATCCCTGGGGCGCATGGGCGCGACCATCCGCTTTGACTACCTGAACAACAGCAGGAACGGCGGTGGCGGCAGCAGCATTCTGTACGGGCTTGCCGGCAGCAACCCGAGCCTGAACCCGACCAGCGGCTTCGGCGTGGATCAGCAGTGCCTGAGCCAGTCCAGCGACAACGGCCTGGCGTGCAAAGGCACCAACCGCGCCGATGTGGCGTTCGACCTGCAGTTCTTCCCGACCGAAAAAACCCAGATCAAGCTCGAATACCGGCACGACTTCGCCAATAACGCGGTGTTCCGCCGCAGCGACGGCTCGCTCTCCAGGGACAACGATATCTTCGGCACCCAGTTCATCTACTCGTTCTGA
- a CDS encoding p-hydroxycinnamoyl CoA hydratase/lyase: protein MADYKERWQTVQVEVANGIAWVTLNRPEKRNAMSPTLNREMIDVLETLELDDAAQVLVFTGAGESWSAGMDLKEYFRETDGKPEIVQERMRRDCSQWQWKLLRFYTKPTIAMVNGWCFGGAFSPLVACDLAIAADEAVFGLSEINWGIPPGNLVSKAVADTMGHRAALYYIMTGETFTGKQAAEMGLVNSSVPRAQLRDAVETLAAKLLEKNPVVLRFAKHGFKRCRELSWEQNEDYLYAKVDQSNGRDPEQGRQQGLKQFLDDKTIKPGLQTYKRG, encoded by the coding sequence ATGGCCGACTACAAGGAACGCTGGCAAACGGTGCAGGTGGAAGTGGCAAACGGTATTGCCTGGGTAACGCTGAACCGCCCGGAAAAACGCAATGCGATGAGCCCCACGCTGAACCGCGAAATGATCGATGTGCTGGAAACGCTGGAGCTGGATGACGCGGCGCAGGTGCTGGTGTTCACCGGTGCCGGCGAATCGTGGTCCGCCGGCATGGACCTGAAGGAATACTTCCGCGAAACCGACGGCAAGCCGGAGATCGTGCAGGAACGCATGCGCCGCGACTGCTCGCAATGGCAGTGGAAGCTGCTGCGCTTCTACACCAAGCCCACCATCGCCATGGTCAACGGCTGGTGCTTCGGCGGCGCGTTCTCGCCGCTGGTGGCCTGCGACCTGGCGATTGCCGCCGACGAGGCGGTGTTCGGCCTGTCCGAAATCAACTGGGGCATTCCGCCGGGCAACCTGGTAAGCAAGGCAGTGGCAGACACCATGGGCCACCGCGCCGCGCTGTACTACATCATGACCGGCGAGACCTTCACCGGCAAACAGGCCGCCGAAATGGGCCTGGTCAACAGCAGCGTACCGCGCGCCCAGCTGCGCGACGCGGTGGAAACGTTGGCCGCAAAGCTGCTGGAGAAAAACCCGGTGGTGCTGCGCTTCGCCAAGCACGGCTTCAAGCGCTGCCGCGAACTGTCCTGGGAACAGAACGAAGACTACCTGTACGCCAAGGTGGACCAGTCCAACGGGCGCGACCCGGAGCAAGGCCGCCAGCAGGGTCTCAAGCAGTTCCTGGACGACAAGACCATCAAGCCGGGCCTGCAAACCTACAAGCGCGGTTGA
- a CDS encoding aldehyde dehydrogenase codes for MFETGLLIGGQQHAATGQACFERINPNSGEVASRAAAASLQDADAAVAAAQQAFPAWSATLPGERRRLLLKAAEVMESRPQDFIARGVAEAGGVPGWYGFNVMLAANMLREAAAMTTQIGGELIPSDVPGSVAMGVRQACGVVLGIAPWNAPVILGTRALAMPLACGNTVVLKASELCPALHSLIGTVFEEAGFPAGVVNVISNAPADAPAIVERLIANPAVRRVNFTGSTRVGRIVGELAARHLKPALLELGGKNPLLVLDDADLDAAVEAAAFGAFFNQGQICMSTERIIVDAKVADLFVEKLVHKASQLSAGKPGAPGAVLGGMVDPLAASRVAELVADAVAKGARLPGGPLRLDGNIMQPAVVDGVTPAMALYREESFGPVVAVLRVNNEDEAVQLANDSEYGLSAAVFSRDIARALAVARRIESGICHINGPTVHDEAQMPFGGVKASGYGRFGGKAAITEFTELRWITIQTGPRHYPI; via the coding sequence ATGTTCGAAACCGGATTGCTGATCGGCGGCCAGCAACACGCCGCCACTGGCCAGGCCTGCTTTGAGCGCATCAACCCGAACAGCGGCGAGGTCGCCTCGCGTGCCGCCGCCGCATCGCTGCAGGATGCAGACGCCGCCGTGGCCGCGGCGCAGCAGGCCTTCCCGGCCTGGTCCGCCACCTTGCCGGGCGAGCGCCGCCGCCTGCTGCTCAAGGCGGCCGAGGTAATGGAAAGCCGCCCCCAGGACTTCATCGCCCGCGGCGTGGCCGAAGCCGGCGGCGTGCCGGGCTGGTACGGTTTCAACGTCATGCTTGCGGCCAACATGCTGCGCGAAGCCGCGGCGATGACCACGCAGATCGGTGGCGAGCTGATTCCGTCCGATGTGCCGGGCAGCGTGGCCATGGGCGTGCGCCAGGCCTGTGGCGTGGTGCTGGGCATCGCGCCGTGGAACGCGCCGGTGATACTCGGCACCCGCGCGCTGGCCATGCCGCTGGCCTGCGGCAACACCGTGGTGCTGAAGGCATCCGAACTGTGCCCGGCGCTGCACAGCCTGATCGGCACGGTATTCGAGGAGGCCGGCTTTCCTGCCGGCGTGGTCAACGTCATCAGCAATGCGCCGGCGGATGCGCCGGCCATCGTCGAGCGGCTGATCGCCAACCCGGCGGTACGGCGCGTCAACTTTACCGGCTCCACCAGGGTTGGCCGCATCGTCGGCGAACTGGCGGCACGCCACCTGAAGCCGGCACTGCTGGAGCTGGGCGGCAAGAACCCGCTGCTGGTGCTGGACGATGCCGACCTGGACGCCGCCGTCGAGGCCGCCGCCTTCGGCGCCTTCTTCAACCAGGGCCAGATCTGCATGTCGACCGAACGCATCATCGTGGATGCCAAGGTTGCCGACCTGTTCGTGGAAAAACTCGTGCACAAGGCCAGCCAGCTCAGCGCTGGCAAACCGGGCGCGCCCGGCGCGGTGCTGGGCGGCATGGTGGACCCGCTGGCGGCAAGCCGCGTGGCCGAGCTGGTGGCCGACGCCGTGGCCAAGGGCGCGCGCCTGCCTGGCGGCCCGCTACGGCTCGACGGCAACATCATGCAGCCGGCCGTAGTGGATGGCGTGACGCCGGCGATGGCGCTGTACCGCGAGGAATCGTTCGGCCCGGTCGTGGCAGTGCTGCGCGTCAACAACGAAGACGAGGCAGTGCAGCTGGCCAACGACAGCGAATACGGCCTGTCGGCGGCGGTCTTCAGCCGCGACATTGCCCGGGCGCTGGCGGTGGCCAGGCGCATCGAATCCGGCATCTGCCACATCAACGGCCCGACCGTGCACGACGAAGCACAGATGCCGTTTGGCGGCGTCAAGGCCAGCGGCTATGGCCGTTTCGGCGGCAAGGCGGCCATTACCGAATTCACCGAGCTGCGCTGGATCACCATTCAGACCGGCCCGCGCCACTACCCGATCTAA
- a CDS encoding DUF2889 domain-containing protein, translating into MPLSPPAERSLFHHRQIHCRGYRRQDGLWDIEGSIVDTKGYALTFYDGRPLAPGLPLHEMHLRLTVDDDLLIHAAEASTEHAPFPPCPEINPAYRQLLGLRIAPGFSGQVRELFKGRAGCTHLTELLGPMATTALQTLASGRRYLAQWEAPEQLAALSAKGASLIDSCHGWRSDGEPVAVKFPQRYTGVPRPAMPDQTRNT; encoded by the coding sequence ATGCCCTTATCCCCACCCGCTGAACGCAGCCTGTTCCACCACCGCCAGATCCACTGTCGTGGCTATCGCCGCCAGGATGGTCTGTGGGATATCGAAGGCAGCATCGTCGATACCAAAGGCTATGCGCTGACCTTTTACGATGGCCGGCCGCTGGCGCCGGGGCTGCCGCTGCACGAGATGCATCTGCGCCTGACCGTGGATGACGATCTGCTGATCCATGCCGCAGAAGCGAGCACCGAGCACGCGCCGTTTCCACCCTGCCCGGAGATCAATCCGGCCTACCGGCAACTGCTGGGGCTGCGTATTGCGCCGGGGTTTTCCGGCCAGGTGCGGGAACTGTTCAAGGGGCGGGCCGGCTGCACCCATCTCACCGAATTGCTCGGCCCGATGGCCACCACGGCCTTGCAGACACTGGCCTCCGGCCGCCGCTACCTGGCGCAGTGGGAAGCGCCGGAGCAACTGGCGGCGCTGAGTGCCAAAGGTGCCAGCCTGATCGACTCCTGCCACGGCTGGCGCAGCGACGGGGAGCCGGTAGCGGTGAAGTTTCCGCAGCGTTATACCGGCGTGCCGCGCCCGGCCATGCCGGACCAGACGCGCAATACCTAG
- a CDS encoding polyamine ABC transporter substrate-binding protein — MRTFSKTVCALALPALFAASQASAEQAYVNVYNWGNSIARDTNANFEKQTGIKVRYSEFDSNDTLQTKLLVGSSGYDVVVPSDSYFGRQLQAGLYRKLDKTKIPNLAKLDPVLMKILAGSDPGNQYGVPINWGTDGIGINRQKVQSILGKDTPLNTWELLFNPKYVSRLAKCGVSLLDSPVDVFGMGLYYLKKNPLSTNPADYQEVLKMLKAIRPYIGQFNTVSYANDLAGGDICMAMGYSGDVNTARLAAQAAKKPYNIQYLIPKEGTVIWFDVMAVPKSAPNADAAMKWINHVISEKEAAALSNETYYPTVVPGSKKLLNKEVLEDPTVYPAAAEMNTMFTVHALPPEIMRLETRLWQEFKTR; from the coding sequence ATGAGAACATTCAGCAAGACAGTCTGTGCCCTGGCCCTGCCCGCCCTGTTCGCGGCGTCGCAGGCCTCGGCCGAACAGGCTTATGTCAACGTATACAACTGGGGCAACAGTATTGCCCGTGACACCAATGCCAACTTCGAGAAGCAGACCGGCATCAAGGTGCGCTATTCGGAGTTCGACTCCAACGACACCTTGCAGACCAAGCTGCTGGTCGGCAGCTCCGGCTACGACGTGGTGGTGCCGTCCGATTCCTACTTCGGCCGCCAGCTGCAGGCCGGCCTGTACCGCAAGCTGGACAAGACCAAGATCCCCAACCTGGCCAAGCTCGACCCGGTGCTGATGAAGATCCTGGCCGGCTCCGACCCTGGCAACCAGTACGGCGTGCCGATCAACTGGGGTACTGACGGCATCGGCATCAACAGGCAGAAGGTTCAGTCCATCCTGGGCAAGGACACCCCGCTCAATACCTGGGAACTGCTGTTCAACCCCAAGTACGTGTCCAGGCTGGCGAAATGTGGCGTCTCGCTACTGGATTCGCCGGTAGACGTATTCGGCATGGGGCTGTACTACCTGAAGAAAAATCCGCTCAGCACCAACCCGGCCGACTACCAGGAAGTGCTGAAGATGCTCAAGGCCATCCGCCCCTATATCGGCCAGTTCAATACCGTCAGCTACGCCAATGACCTGGCCGGTGGCGACATCTGCATGGCCATGGGTTACTCCGGCGATGTGAATACCGCCCGCCTGGCGGCACAGGCCGCCAAAAAACCGTACAACATCCAGTACCTGATTCCGAAGGAAGGCACTGTCATCTGGTTCGACGTGATGGCCGTACCCAAGTCCGCCCCCAATGCCGACGCGGCGATGAAGTGGATCAACCATGTGATCTCGGAGAAAGAAGCCGCCGCGCTGAGTAACGAGACCTACTACCCGACCGTGGTACCGGGCTCGAAGAAGTTGCTGAACAAGGAGGTACTGGAAGACCCCACCGTTTATCCCGCCGCAGCAGAGATGAACACCATGTTCACCGTGCACGCGCTGCCACCGGAAATCATGCGCCTGGAAACCCGCCTGTGGCAGGAATTCAAGACCCGCTGA
- a CDS encoding feruloyl-CoA synthase, whose product MSHHMAANTTARYRAVSVGSAPVEFDQDSEGVWHLRSKEALAPYPERLGDCLRRGAEQYPQRTLAAQRGADGAWVHLSYAQLLQQARAIGQALRERGLGAERPLMILSGNDLAHLQLALGALYAGIPYCPVSPAYSLVAQDFDKLAGLVRHMTPGLVFASDGAAFGPALAAVVPDEVEIALGHGNLAGRAHTPLSELLATPPGDIDRVNAAVGPDSIAKFLFTSGSTREPKAVITTHRMLCSNQQMLLQSFPCFGEEPPVLVDWLPWNHTFGGSHNFGIALYNGGSYYIDGGKPTTQGFGETLRNLKEIAPTVFFNVPKGWEMLAEALEQDDALADMFYSRVRLFFFAGAGLSQAAWDKLERVTEARCGERIRIMAGLGMTECSPSCTFTTGPVMQAGYVGLPAPGCEARLVPVDGKLEARFKGPHVMPGYWRAAEHSAAAFDEAGYYRSGDAVRFYDAAQPQIGLMFDGRIAEDFKLSSGTFVSVGPLRARVISEGAPYVLDAVVTGLDRDEIGLLLFPRLEHCASLAGLAEPAGAEAILSHAAVRACFAALLRSLNRQATGSASRISRLCLMTEAPSIDHGEITDKGSINQRAVLNRRSALVTAMYAGNSPHLILAPGWTVPVR is encoded by the coding sequence ATGTCCCATCACATGGCAGCAAATACAACGGCGCGCTATCGCGCCGTGAGCGTGGGCAGTGCGCCGGTCGAGTTCGACCAGGATAGCGAAGGCGTATGGCACTTACGTTCAAAGGAGGCACTCGCGCCCTACCCCGAGCGCCTTGGCGACTGCCTGCGGCGCGGTGCGGAGCAATACCCGCAGCGCACCCTGGCGGCGCAACGCGGCGCCGACGGCGCCTGGGTGCACCTCAGCTACGCCCAGCTGCTGCAACAGGCACGGGCCATCGGCCAGGCGCTACGCGAACGGGGCCTTGGCGCCGAGCGGCCGCTGATGATCCTGTCCGGCAACGACCTTGCCCACCTGCAACTGGCGCTGGGCGCGCTCTACGCCGGCATTCCCTACTGCCCGGTATCGCCGGCCTATTCGCTGGTGGCGCAGGATTTCGACAAACTTGCCGGGCTGGTGCGGCACATGACGCCGGGCCTGGTGTTCGCCAGCGATGGCGCCGCCTTCGGCCCGGCGCTGGCCGCCGTCGTGCCGGACGAGGTAGAGATCGCCCTTGGCCACGGCAACCTGGCCGGGCGCGCACATACCCCGCTGAGCGAGCTGCTGGCCACGCCACCCGGCGACATCGACCGCGTCAATGCCGCCGTCGGGCCGGACAGCATTGCCAAGTTCCTGTTCACCTCGGGCTCCACCAGGGAACCCAAGGCCGTCATCACCACCCACCGCATGCTGTGCAGCAATCAGCAGATGCTGCTGCAGTCCTTTCCCTGCTTTGGCGAGGAGCCGCCGGTGCTGGTGGACTGGCTGCCTTGGAACCACACCTTCGGCGGCAGCCACAACTTCGGCATCGCGCTGTACAACGGCGGCAGCTACTACATCGACGGCGGCAAACCCACCACGCAAGGCTTTGGCGAAACGCTGCGCAACCTGAAGGAAATCGCCCCGACGGTGTTCTTCAACGTGCCCAAGGGCTGGGAGATGCTGGCCGAGGCGCTGGAGCAGGACGACGCACTGGCCGATATGTTCTATTCCCGCGTCCGGCTGTTCTTCTTTGCCGGCGCAGGGCTTTCACAGGCCGCGTGGGACAAGCTGGAGCGGGTAACCGAGGCGCGCTGCGGCGAGCGCATCCGCATCATGGCCGGCCTTGGCATGACCGAGTGCTCGCCGTCCTGCACCTTCACCACCGGCCCGGTGATGCAGGCCGGCTACGTGGGCCTGCCGGCACCTGGCTGCGAGGCCAGGCTGGTACCGGTGGACGGCAAGCTGGAGGCGCGCTTCAAGGGGCCGCACGTAATGCCGGGCTACTGGCGCGCCGCGGAACACAGCGCCGCGGCATTCGATGAGGCCGGCTATTACCGCAGCGGCGATGCGGTACGCTTTTACGATGCCGCGCAGCCGCAGATCGGGCTGATGTTCGACGGCCGCATCGCCGAGGACTTCAAGCTCAGCTCCGGCACCTTCGTCAGCGTCGGCCCCTTGCGGGCCAGGGTGATCAGCGAAGGCGCGCCGTATGTGCTCGATGCCGTGGTTACCGGCCTGGACCGCGATGAAATCGGCCTGCTGCTGTTCCCCAGGCTGGAGCACTGCGCCAGCCTGGCAGGGCTGGCAGAACCAGCCGGCGCGGAAGCGATACTGTCACATGCCGCGGTGCGCGCCTGCTTTGCCGCACTGCTACGCAGCCTCAACCGGCAGGCCACCGGCTCCGCCAGCCGCATCAGCCGCCTGTGCCTGATGACGGAAGCACCAAGCATCGACCACGGAGAAATCACCGACAAGGGCTCGATCAACCAGCGCGCGGTGCTGAATCGGCGGTCGGCACTGGTAACGGCCATGTATGCCGGCAACAGCCCGCACCTGATCCTGGCGCCTGGGTGGACTGTCCCGGTACGGTAG
- a CDS encoding MarR family winged helix-turn-helix transcriptional regulator translates to MTTADSPAQDKPSGIAYLIGRLDHVLSRRMRDSLLPLGLTVQQYTTLSFLCTQGQLSNAQLAERSLISPQSANEMVKMMEGKGWIEREPDPSHGRIIQIRLTEAGKVLLYQCDAAVAQLEAVMLAELGDEERPLFHQQLRTLVRTLSAPGI, encoded by the coding sequence ATGACTACTGCCGACTCTCCAGCGCAGGACAAGCCAAGCGGCATTGCCTACCTGATCGGCCGGCTCGACCACGTGCTGAGCCGGCGCATGCGCGACAGCCTGCTGCCGCTGGGCCTTACCGTGCAGCAGTACACCACGCTGTCCTTCCTCTGCACCCAGGGCCAGCTGTCCAATGCCCAGCTGGCCGAGCGCTCGCTGATCTCGCCGCAATCGGCCAACGAGATGGTGAAGATGATGGAAGGCAAGGGCTGGATTGAGCGTGAGCCGGACCCGAGTCATGGCCGCATCATCCAGATCCGCCTGACCGAAGCGGGCAAGGTGCTGCTGTACCAGTGCGATGCCGCGGTGGCGCAGCTGGAGGCCGTCATGCTCGCCGAGCTTGGAGACGAGGAGCGCCCGCTGTTTCACCAGCAGCTGCGCACCCTGGTGCGAACACTGAGCGCACCGGGCATCTAG